One Microlunatus soli genomic window carries:
- a CDS encoding ABC transporter substrate-binding protein translates to MPSDISRPHRSVGRRSILIGGLATATAALSSCDLLSLEPTSRPTQQPKGNEAPNLAAAVKKGDLPPVAERLPPKPIVVPAPAIGQYGGTWHSATLGTGDAQWWWRTAGYEPLLRVDPNTSEVVANVGESFEFDSPGTTLTVKLVKGIKWSDGEPFSADDIVFWWESYALDPDLSPAGPPEWMIVDGKPGHVKKIDDLTVAFSFESPNGLLPLRLADSDGQPVTAMPQHYLKKFHKSFAEDADAQAKKAGLDSWVDLFLARSGESTSFMAKDLPVIKAWTLTTDPGTSDAVVFQRNPYYWKVDKDGSQLPYLDRISMAVLQDIQVILLKATNGELDYHARHFNLPANKPTVASAAGRSGYRVTNLVPGSMNVGVIGFNLTTKNAVKRQIYRNKDFRIGMSYALDRQQLIESVIQRQGEPWQAAPRRESRYYDEEMAKQYTEFNLDKANEHLDKAFPKKDAKGNRLGPDGKPIVINFLAATSGGDLESLYLDMQPIMKQQWAKVGVQITTTAMERSLFGVKTDNEAQDALMWTGFGGSDLTLPIDPRWYVPRTTSQSNWAKQWVLWDSTNGADGEEPPESVKEAFALYTKATGSVDTKKRDDYLKQMLRVAKEEFWVIGTVSTPASFAVVSDKFMSIPDSQPDAWPFPQPGQLHPETFWLKP, encoded by the coding sequence ATGCCATCAGACATCTCACGGCCACACCGATCCGTCGGCCGGCGCAGCATCCTGATCGGCGGGCTCGCCACCGCGACAGCTGCTCTGTCGAGCTGCGACCTGCTGTCCCTCGAGCCGACCAGTCGGCCGACCCAGCAGCCGAAAGGCAACGAAGCACCCAACCTCGCCGCGGCCGTCAAGAAGGGGGATCTTCCGCCGGTTGCCGAACGCCTCCCACCCAAACCGATCGTCGTTCCTGCGCCGGCAATCGGCCAGTACGGCGGCACCTGGCACTCCGCCACGCTCGGCACCGGCGACGCCCAATGGTGGTGGCGGACCGCTGGTTACGAACCTCTCCTCCGGGTCGATCCGAACACCAGCGAGGTCGTGGCCAACGTCGGCGAATCGTTCGAGTTCGACTCTCCCGGCACCACCTTGACCGTCAAGCTCGTCAAGGGCATCAAGTGGTCGGACGGTGAACCGTTCTCCGCCGACGACATCGTGTTCTGGTGGGAGTCCTACGCCCTCGACCCCGATCTGTCTCCCGCCGGCCCACCGGAGTGGATGATCGTCGACGGCAAGCCCGGGCACGTGAAGAAGATCGACGATCTCACGGTCGCCTTCAGTTTCGAATCACCCAACGGCCTGCTCCCCTTGCGACTCGCTGACTCCGACGGCCAGCCGGTGACCGCGATGCCCCAGCACTACCTCAAGAAGTTCCACAAATCGTTCGCCGAGGACGCCGACGCACAAGCGAAGAAGGCCGGCCTGGACAGCTGGGTGGACCTCTTCCTCGCCCGGAGCGGGGAGTCGACATCCTTCATGGCCAAAGATCTTCCGGTGATCAAGGCCTGGACGCTGACGACCGATCCGGGAACCAGCGACGCCGTCGTCTTCCAACGCAATCCGTACTACTGGAAGGTGGACAAGGACGGCAGCCAGCTGCCCTACCTGGACAGGATCTCGATGGCGGTGCTGCAGGACATCCAGGTGATCCTGCTGAAGGCGACCAACGGCGAACTCGACTACCACGCACGGCACTTCAACCTTCCCGCCAACAAACCGACCGTCGCCAGCGCCGCAGGCCGGTCCGGCTACCGCGTCACCAATCTCGTTCCCGGCAGCATGAACGTCGGCGTGATCGGCTTCAACCTGACCACCAAGAACGCCGTGAAGCGACAGATCTATCGCAACAAGGACTTCCGGATCGGAATGTCCTACGCGCTCGACCGTCAGCAGCTCATCGAGTCGGTCATCCAACGTCAGGGCGAACCGTGGCAGGCAGCGCCGCGACGAGAATCGCGCTACTACGACGAGGAGATGGCCAAGCAGTACACCGAGTTCAACCTGGACAAGGCCAACGAGCACCTCGACAAGGCGTTCCCCAAGAAGGACGCCAAGGGAAACCGGCTGGGTCCCGACGGCAAGCCGATCGTGATCAACTTCCTCGCCGCCACCTCCGGTGGTGATCTTGAATCGCTCTACCTCGACATGCAACCGATCATGAAACAGCAATGGGCCAAGGTCGGCGTTCAGATCACCACCACGGCGATGGAACGATCCCTGTTCGGGGTCAAGACCGACAACGAAGCACAGGACGCGCTGATGTGGACCGGCTTCGGAGGATCGGACCTCACCTTACCGATCGACCCGCGGTGGTACGTCCCGCGCACGACCAGTCAGTCGAACTGGGCCAAGCAGTGGGTGCTGTGGGACAGCACGAACGGCGCCGACGGCGAGGAGCCGCCGGAAAGTGTCAAGGAGGCGTTCGCCTTGTACACCAAGGCGACCGGAAGCGTTGATACGAAGAAGCGGGACGACTACCTGAAGCAGATGCTGAGAGTCGCGAAGGAAGAGTTCTGGGTCATCGGCACGGTCAGCACCCCGGCGAGCTTCGCCGTCGTGTCGGACAAGTTCATGTCCATTCCGGACAGTCAGCCCGATGCCTGGCCATTCCCTCAACCCGGTCAGTTGCATCCCGAGACGTTCTGGCTCAAACCATGA